The following are encoded in a window of Rosa chinensis cultivar Old Blush chromosome 4, RchiOBHm-V2, whole genome shotgun sequence genomic DNA:
- the LOC112200357 gene encoding uncharacterized protein LOC112200357 — protein sequence MVGPSADPTNTLKFLCSYGGKILPRYPDGKLRYLGGETRVLAVHRSISFSELLLKLGELCGTTVGLRCQLPTEDLDALISVKCDEDLANLIEEYDTAAAAATPLKIRAFLSLPANKIPTSPQSSSASSSKSSSSNHSNTYASGSTPRFSMPLLAERCLRQVSHTAPFQRAPAAAGKAPHCANYQAHGNPSRLYLVHNGNHWQ from the exons ATGGTCGGACCATCAGCTGACCCCACCAACACTCTCAAATTCCTCTGCAGCTACGGCGGCAAAATCCTCCCCCGTTACCCTGACGGCAAGCTCCGTTATCTCGGCGGCGAAACCCGCGTCCTTGCCGTCCACCGTTCCATTTCCTTCTCTG AGCTATTGCTGAAGCTGGGAGAGCTGTGTGGCACAACCGTCGGCCTCCGTTGCCAACTGCCAACCGAAGACCTCGACGCCCTTATCTCCGTCAAGTGCGACGAGGACCTCGCCAATCTCATCGAGGAGTACGACACAGCTGCGGCGGCCGCCACGCCGTTGAAGATCAGAGCCTTCCTTTCGCTCCCCGCCAACAAAATTCCGACGTCTCCTCAGTCATCCTCGGCGTCCTCCTCGAAATCCTCGTCTTCAAATCACAGTAATACATATGCCTCCGGATCCACTCCCAGATTCTCGATGCCGTTGCTGGCGGAACGTTGCCTCCGTCAAGTTTCGCATACGGCGCCGTTTCAGCGAGCTCCAGCAGCAGCTGGGAAAGCTCCTCACTGTGCTAATTACCAAGCTCATGGAAACCCTAGCCGTCTCTACCTCGTCCACAACGGCAACCACTGGCAATAA